taaGATTGGGGTGTTATTCATTACCAGgtgttcaaatgtatttttgtgttgttcCTGGATTTCACAGGACTTTACCTGTCTTTGCTTTTTAGTGTGTGTTACGGCTGGCTtcttctgaaaaaaattataataatctaAATGTCCAAGTGTGGGCCCCAAAGAGGCTAACACcctaatgaaacatttcaaaagaacaaaacagacCTTTAAAGTAGCAGTCATATTGTTGTACTGGTTTCTGTTTTGTCTACTAGTGGGAAAACTGAAGGAATTGTTGTTACCTTCGGGGAGCTTGTGACTTCACAATCATTCTGTAAGTAAATGAATGAGTGAGGGACATTATCTTTTCTAGATTTGCTAGGGTTCTGTCAAGAATATGACTATTGTTGGGCTCACAGTACCCTTCTTGAAAAGGGGAGAAGCAGAACAACATATctatacacaaacataaacgcactcacagaaacacacacgcacacgcacgcacgcttgTGTGCACGCTCAGATGCTCGCAACCGGAACATGCATGCTCTATTTCTATTTGCAGactcttttttttggaaatcaacaaaaaatatgttaagGACACTGAATGAGCTGTCCAAAAAGCATGCAGCCACAGGACAAACCTACCTGAATACAGAAACAGCTCTCTCAGTCTCAAGAGTGCCAACAAATTATAACGGTAAACAATGTAAGCTGAGTGCACAGAGccagtttttctcattttggcaCATTTCTAACCATTACCTATGCTCATCTCAGGTACCACGCAAGCTTGTCACAGCTCTCCAACATGGCAGCTGAAAAAGGAATAACATTTACGATAGCATTTACAGGTAAGTGATCCGTTGCCACGTGTGAGAAAATCATTAAGATCAGCAGTTAATCACTCAACCCTGCACGCCACTACCGTACTTCCCACAGGAGCCTGCACAATGAACTCTCTGTAATCGGAGAAATTCAAAGGCTGAGGCATTCAGCAGTTCTTCAGATCACTATTTAAATGCTCAACATATTTCAAAGGTTGATCAAGGTAGATAATCGCTGGCTTTATACCAAACACCCTGAAGATCAGGTCAACTGTACTTTTTTTGTCACCAAGTCCATGACCTGATTTTCCATGTCTTATATCTGCTGTTTTTAACAGCAGTTTGTTAGCATTTTAAGGCCCATTGACACCAAATGCATTTCTTAAACAGCATATAGGTGGATGGGATGGAGGCACATGCTGAAACCGACACCACATTTCTGAGTTAATGGGAAGACCTCATTATCATCACAACAACAATAGATGAGAGAGGAAAGTGATGGACCAGGTGTTCGATGGACTGCACTGTTCATATGCAGCAAGCATTATCCTCACAGTCTTGTGAACCACATCTTTGAGGCCAGTTATCCATTAGCATGTGTGGGTAAGGTCCTTATGATCCCTGGGAGATGGAGAAATGCAAGCATTTTCTAATACATTTGGAAttcaaatttttactttttttttttttaccaattcGGTCTGTCTGATTATATTGGTAAGGCTCTGAAAATGCCCCCATGCcaattctcccccccccccccataggcCAGCAAGTTGAACTGCACAGTCGCCGTATGGGAAGAGTGTGTTCTGCTCACAGCCAGCACAGGCAAAGCAGGCGGGAGATTCACGATGAGCCGGAGGACACCCCGCAGACTGAAAGCCTCCCTCCAGAGCAGCGCTGTAGCGAACCGCGCGACACCCCGTGGGGCTTCCAGCAACAGTCAGCGCCGGGAGAGCGCTGGTCCGACACCAGCCCGCAGGCCGCGGTCCGCACACTGCAGCCTCCAGCCGGCCACTCAGTCGGCCAGCGATTCCCGCTATTGTTGACAAACCCTCAACGGCTCCATCTTGGCTGCAGCCGCTGGCTTTGTCCTCCTGATAAGCTTgcgccgccccaccccccccccccccccacccccccccgcccacctcgACCTGAACAGGGCCTCATCAAAAGCATTTCGAGAGTGCCACGGCGGACAAAGCAACAAAGCCAGGCGGACGACTGACCGCACTGGTGAACTGAATGGGCCCCCGGAGCTACGCGAGGCGCATTTAAAAAAGCACGAGAACGCGGGACGCCTTCCCCCATCCTGCCTCGTCACGAGCAGAGAAAACGGAACGCGAGTGTCGATAAACGACAGCCCCCGGGAAAGATCGTTCACAAGAAGTTGACACACGGTAGCGACGACGAGCCCCGCACGTCAGCCAGGAGGTTCGGTTTCATCGCTGTGCGTCATCCTTTCCCAAATCTCTGGTTCTCTCTGAAACAATCATAAAtcccaaaaaaatgcattaaacttAGCATTTAGCAAAGTTTCAGCAAATAAGCACAGTATACTATACCCATAATCAGTTGTGGGCCATCACAATGGCATGACTGCAATATAACACAAAAGGTAGACAGGATTGAATTTATTGCATATTCCAAAGCCAAGAACCAAAACCAACAACCAAATCTGTGTTAATGAATTAATACCTAgccattatattttaaattgaatttaaattattttacattttttaactaTTTTGTCAATACTTACGTTTCTTTGACGGTACAGTTACTTATTTTCTAAATGGGCGAAATGTcgatacatttttcatatagCGCATTCACACAATATTTCTTTGCATTGCTCCTTGAGAACAGTTGAGAAGCAGCGAAATATTATTTTGCTacagaaagacaaagaagaCGCACGCCGTGCGACGGCCTCGCCATACGAGACTTCTGCACCTGCCGCGGCGAGGAACGCACTCGCGCGTGATCCCGAGGAAGCGTGACTAACCTCTCACGGCGGCGAGCGCAGGAGACAATGTACAGctgaacacagacaaacagccgGCGCCGAAAGCGTAATGGCGGCTCGCACCTCATTGTGATTCAAATGCGGGCCCAGATAAGCATTCAGAAATATACATACTAATAAAGAAATGCTATCAATGGCTAGTTGCTTGGTAGGAAATCTGCACTTAGttttattgcaaaaataaatgagctgTTTATTGAAACACCTTCCTTAAAAGGGATTCAATTTGAAACGCACAATAGACAGATAATTAAAGAGGTACTTAAGTAAAACCATGCATATTTATAGGTTTTTATGTCCGTCTTAACAAAGTGggcataaaaaatattataatttgtaaataaataatatgatttaGGGGAAGAGCCGTAATTCAGAACGGAATTGTGGTAATACACCGCAGGGGAATGACATGTAACTCTGGTACAGTCTTTAATTCAGTGCATTAGAGATGTATCGAAGGCCAACATGAACTTGCACAGATATTAGACCACTGCAGTAATAAGTTgttattcttaaaaaaatatgtaaatggttcATGATATTAAAATCAATTCAAATCACTAATGTGTTAATGTGGTAATgcccatttaaatatttaatgttcagAAAAAAGGATAAGTGTAAAATTGTGCCTATACATTCAGTGCACCCTTGAAAACCTGAGCAATAAAGATAATAAACGACATAGGTAATGATCTGTATTTTCTAAAAAATGTAGGAAAGTCATtttaacaagaaaacaaatttttaacaggcaatagttttatttcccaaaaatataGGTCTCACTATCATTGGCACTGCTGCTTCTGGGATGTACAGTATCGCTATCAGAAGATACAAAACAGTTTCCTAACATCCACATCCTGCACATCCTGAACATCCTTTTCAAAATGAGCATCCGTCTTCCTATGCCAAACTCCCTATGCCAAACCTGCTACTGGTGTGCATAGccaaaaagttacattttgctGTCATTTGACCATAaaaccctgttcctgttgaAGCTCCAATGCTGTGGTTGTATGGGATGTTATGGTCATATAGATCCTGGAATGACAATTAGGCCGATAGTAAACTTCCAAAAAGGTTAGGAATACATTTATATAGTATACATTGtagacaaatgaacaaaatagaGATGGATAAAAAAGGGTTTTCAACAGCATGCCTACAAGGAAGCCAATGAGGTGTTCAGAGGTGTTCAGCCTAATTAATAATGGAATATGGCTTAGAATGTGTAATGACTGTGCTTAATTTTatctaaagttaaaaaaaaaatgtgccagTTCAAACCTGCATGAATACCAGTCTCCAGCAGCCGTAAAGGACTGAGCTGATGGTCACAGACTAAAAAGCGAGGTGCGACAGCAGTACAGTTGttaaaaattgttaaaaattaattcagcaattcaaaacaacaacaacataactatatggagaaaataaaataaaacacaataaaattaaaaataaatagccaCTCGAATATTCACAGAGATACCAGTTAACTCATTCATTACCTAAGGCTGATTACAATGTCTTGCTTTTGTGGTATGAGGAATATGCTTGGAATAAGTAGAAATAAGACACGGCATATACTTTAGACGTAAGGTTTAGCATACATGTCACCCAACAGGTTTTAAATAAAaccctgaaacaaaacaaataaaatcacaaagtTTGGAGAGTTCAGAAACTCTCAGACATATACCAAACATTCAAGCAAGAGGCACCAAGCAAAGATGAATGCAGTTTCAACAGAtcagttattattttcaaatacttgTCTGTTAACTGGTTGCCCTTTTCCCCACAAGAAAACACTTTACAGCATCatgaaatgaatatatatttctttgtcACATcatattgaaaacatttaaaataaaaagaactatATTCACACTAATTTCTCAGTATTATTtaaagcaatataaatatattttaagtataATTGCCTGCATAAGTTCTGTatgattatatttgtattttattttatgtcctTAAAGTGTATtaagattgtatattttgtgtgttgAAAACACTGTTTAGGTAGGAGTTGAGGATCTTTTTTGTGTACCAcaagtatatacagtatttagcATATTTTCAGCATACTTCTAAAATCTATTTGAAGTGTATGAAAATATACAAGGTATGTTTTGGTGTAATTAACCGCGATTAGGTGTTCATCTTGACCCACCTCAGGGCACCCGGCTCAGATTCGGACCAGAAACCagcttgctgtgaggtgacagtgctatccactgcccCACCGTACCATTTCCTAAAGAACATACACAAACttacaaacataaaatgaaatagatAAAACCATGAGTGATGattacagacaaaataaaaatacaattattgaaataaaaaggacaatataataaaaaaagacaatcgGGGTctagaaaaaacaaacaaacagacaaaaaaaaacatgtttaaagtGTACTATCAAAAAGGATACCCAGTACATTTacaattaatgaaatgaaagtatACATTCAATGAGTAGGCTATACTATTAGTACTTTGTTTCCATCCCAGGAAAGTGTACTACTGTTTTACACTGTGTACACTTTTCTAATAtcaattcatgaatttaaagtacat
This window of the Anguilla anguilla isolate fAngAng1 chromosome 1, fAngAng1.pri, whole genome shotgun sequence genome carries:
- the LOC118209417 gene encoding sal-like protein 2; the protein is MWISDLPTILYHASLSQLSNMAAEKGITFTIAFTGQQVELHSRRMGRVCSAHSQHRQSRREIHDEPEDTPQTESLPPEQRCSEPRDTPWGFQQQSAPGERWSDTSPQAAVRTLQPPAGHSVGQRFPLLLTNPQRLHLGCSRWLCPPDKLAPPHPPPPPTPPRPPRPEQGLIKSISRVPRRTKQQSQADD